The genomic stretch TTCTAAAATCTGATGCAGTTATTTTATTTTGGCTGTTATTGAATTGGATCACATTTCTAACAAGTTCTGAATCAGGCGCCTGTACAAAACGGGCTGGTACCATAACTCTATGATTAGGCAGTTTTCCCAATGAACCGATGGCGCCTGTGGTTTGTGCCCCGTTGACAATCGATATTCCATTTATTTTCAATTTATTTTTTTTGCCTTTTTTAATGAGCTCAAAACTATTTACCAAAACAGTGATGCCGTTGTTGTAAACCCAAAAATCGCCTGGACTAGTTTCAGCGGATTTTTTTATACCATTGTTTATATTTGCGTCGCTTTTACGAGAACCAAGATAATCACGGACATTTGCAGAAAAGAGCTTCGATTTATGTTTCCGATACAAAATACTTAGAACGCGAGCTGGTATTGGAGCAACGTAGGCGCGCCAATTATCACCTTTAACTTCAAAACCGCCTTCGATTTCGATTTCGATAGTATCGGAAACAAGGATTGGCGACAAAGTATCGTTGTACCACTCTTCAAAACGTCCTCTTCCGACTTCATGGGCAGAAACCTGGACTTTGCTGGCGTTAGTCATGCTCGTCAAAGCTGCTTTAGCACTCGCTTCGACTGTCTTTAATTCATTTTTGACGTTATCAGATTCTGGAAGGTTGTGGATATACCAAAACTGAAGATGACGGATCTGTCCATCTTCGATTGCTGTTCGAAGTTCTTGGGCAAGTTGTTTCAATCTGACTGGAAGATCTTTAAGTTGTCTCTGTAAAAGCCAACCAATTGCAGTGTTAAGATCGCTCGCCTTGTTTGCAGGTGCAGATTGCTTTTGTTTAGCGCATGTGTAGCATTGAGCTATAACAGCTATTTCTTCTTCTAAATCTATATGAAGAATATCACATTTTTTATCATCACTTCCATCAGTGATTGACTCAGCAGCGACACTATGTAAGTCATCAATTTGATACCTCAAAGCAAGAGCGAATAAACCAAGAGCATTGTCGCCATATACGTTTAAGTCATTTCTTGCCGCTAATGCTTGTTCCCAATTTTCCACGGATTGCCCCCTTTGAGCATTTATGACACCCTACAGTGCTATTATCTAGACTTCGCTAACTGACCGTCCTCTGAGTATTGAATTTTTTGCTACCAATTCATACCTCGCCTTGCAGGTACCAACAACATATTTTATTGACTATTATTTGCTGTCGATGGTTATAAATCGACTTTGAAGTCAGCTTTGTGTGTTGCTTGAAATCTTGTTTATGCCTTAAAAATTCCAAGTGGACAAATTAATGATACAGCAGTCATATTCAAAGATACGGTAGCGGAGGCGTGAATTTTTCCTGATGTATGCAAAGGATTTGGCTTATGGACGACAACAACTTCTTTTGTGGTTCCTCGCTGTTTCAAGTGGGTAGGAGCCTTGAACCCCTGACCACATCCGGGTAATTCGTTCGCCTATGAAAGACACCGACCTTTTCCAACTGGCCCTTGGCTTAACCCCTCCGTGGGAGGTGGTTTCTTGCGAATTCGACCCGCAACAAAAGCGCCTCGACATCAGACTTGGCTTTCCTCGCGGCAGCATGTTCGCTTGCCCCGAATGCG from Desulfomicrobium apsheronum encodes the following:
- a CDS encoding transposase family protein; protein product: MKDTDLFQLALGLTPPWEVVSCEFDPQQKRLDIRLGFPRGSMFACPECGQMGLKAHDTVEKTWRHLNFFQHEAYLSAKVPRVGCGKCGAKLL
- a CDS encoding AIPR family protein, yielding MENWEQALAARNDLNVYGDNALGLFALALRYQIDDLHSVAAESITDGSDDKKCDILHIDLEEEIAVIAQCYTCAKQKQSAPANKASDLNTAIGWLLQRQLKDLPVRLKQLAQELRTAIEDGQIRHLQFWYIHNLPESDNVKNELKTVEASAKAALTSMTNASKVQVSAHEVGRGRFEEWYNDTLSPILVSDTIEIEIEGGFEVKGDNWRAYVAPIPARVLSILYRKHKSKLFSANVRDYLGSRKSDANINNGIKKSAETSPGDFWVYNNGITVLVNSFELIKKGKKNKLKINGISIVNGAQTTGAIGSLGKLPNHRVMVPARFVQAPDSELVRNVIQFNNSQNKITASDFRSTDRIQKRLKEQIAQIIDAEYEGGRRGGHSDVISRSKKLLPSYTVGQALAAFHGDPVVAYNQKSNIWVSDKLYARYFPEDVTGAHVVFAYSLLRAVEEEKQELVVKFKAKPNSLTSQEDTLLEYFRHRGSTYLLVSAIAGALETIIGHKIPNRFKTSFDDKTSPVEGARYWSQIVKVTSPFSPQLSEAFSDGLKNSEKVNTAQNTFRSLVQATSVANSSVFQKFKKYVSISKK